Genomic DNA from Coffea arabica cultivar ET-39 chromosome 7e, Coffea Arabica ET-39 HiFi, whole genome shotgun sequence:
TAGTGTAAAAAATTGCAACAtaagaaatctttttttttctgaaaattaACCAATTTTGTTTATACAGATAAGGAAACTAATATTTGGTCAAAAAGAGTAGTTATAAACTAGTACACAATCAGCTGAAGAACATCAGACGGGACAGAATTTTTGGAAAAGATCAATCATCAATGTTGTTCGTCCCTCTAACATCGAAATTAAAAGAACTTGCCATCTTTGGCCGGTTTCCTTAGCTTGGTCCTAACGTCTTAGCTAGACCTTGCTTAAGCGTCTGGTGGtaacatattattattattattattattattatgtcaTCTATTATAGACTTATGGGAGCTGGCAACTCAATGATTCTTAATTGTTTGATCGCACACGAgtaaatttgtttttctttctttttttcgtggggagggggggggggaaaaagaaacactcaaaaattgaaataataACCAGAACcagtttttctttctatttcatCTGGGTCTGTTGGTCCGGCTGGACATTTGCAAATTTGGCCATAATTGAGTCAGGTTTGGCATGCGCCGAAGCGCTGAATACCATCCATAGATAGTTTGACGTGCAAGAACATAAGATAGCTAGCTATGGAGGCTAATTGTGGATTTGTCACCTCGACACCGTTTTAGGGTTAAGACCCTGGTGATGTACCTTGGAGGGCCTCCCCAGGATTCAAACCCTTGACCCTTAGGGTCTTTAAGGTCGAATGCCTGGTAGAGCTACCAGGCATTCGACCTTAAACCAGGCATTCGACCTTAAAGACCCTAACCAGGGTTAAATAGGGTCTTTAACCCCAAAATGGTGTCGAGGTAACAAATACACAATTGGCCTCCACAATAGCAAAGTGGTATATCAGGTGTCATAGAGAAACTTTCAGCTAAGAAATCAGAAGTGGTGCCAACGATGGTTAgagcaaatcaagaaattgggaATGGTACCGCCAGCATGGTTGTATCAGTTGTATTTTGATGTGGACCATATTTCCCAAGTGTGATGATCATATTCCTTTATCATACGCACCAGCCCCTGTCCTCAGAAGACAAATAAAAGGCACCTCTATACGTACTTTTTGGGGCAACCCCTCGAAGTTATTTAGTttagaaacaagaaaaagaaattcattACTAAATACCGGTAATTAAGCAGTGACAAAACTTAGGTCTCATTCTTTCTATCTATTGCACTGATATTCATCTCTGAATTGCATTTACCATATATAGTTGTGGGAGATCACTAGCCCGGGGAATATTCAATATGTATGCTGAATTTGTTTTTGGTGACAGTTAATCTGCCTTTCTTGTTACTTGCAACGGAGACCATAAGAACGGTTACCAACATACATTTTAATATATACCAAACTCATTCATATTTATTTCACCCTTTATATTTAATAACACTCTAACAAAAGAAGTAAGATTTGGACACCCGTTAACCAAACTTATAATTAATATATAAAatgtaaaacaaaataaaataagtgTAATAACCACAGTAAGTAGACTTTAGATACAAGCAACAATTAACAACTGCGACCAATATGATAGTTTAACACAGAAACTTACTAATTTACGAGAACAGTATCTCCTAGTTTCGCATAGCCATGCAAAACataaaatgaataaagaaaagtcCAGAGACGCTTGCTTTACTCGAATGGATGAAGCAAATCACGAAAAGTTTCTATTCAAAACAGTAGAGTGCGAttcgaatatatatatatatatagtagtaTCAAAGCATTTAATAATGCAACGTATAAATTATCTTGATGTAAGCAGGCCTGCACCCAGAAACTTGGAATTTGTCGTGGTTGGCCACGTTCAATGAAAAGGAGCGGCGCTGAAATCCGCATCACAATGTCCTCTGTCCGCGTTTTGGATCGGATACATTCAAACTCCTAGTGGCCTCTCAATTATAGGAGTATAATAATAGCCCACTTCAAACTTGCCTGTCATTAACTGTTGCTCCACACCTCTTCTCCAAATTCAACATAACCTCAAAAAATGCAAATCAGGTCCTCGAATttattttcccaaggaaaagaaaaaaaaaacgggTTTAACTTATGGATACATGATATCATGGTCCCTTGGCATTTAATACAGGCCCGAGTCAATCTCAGATGGTATCATCACCACCTTTAAATAAGACGCAAAAGATCGGTGAGCTCCATGTACGGGACAGGAGAGGAAAGCTAAACGAAAGTGAGGAGAAAGATTGATGCAGACGCATTCACGTTTGCTACCATCTGCTTGAGTTGATACAAGGAGTTTGCATGTCAATTGATACAAGGAGTGGAAACTAGGAATATGCtactatttatttatcaaaaaagagTAAAAGAGTGAATGAATTAAGAGTCAAAACAAACTGTAATAGGGACGGAGCCCTCTCAAATCTCGATAAGTCAATTTCCTTGTTAAAGTGGATGTACTAATGACAAAGTTTGACCTTTTATGCAATGATAAATAATTCTAAAATGAAGGTGGAATTACTTTTGAAAGATTAAAATTGAACACTGACGAATGCCGAAGTTGCTTATGAAAGTGCGTTTTGCATTAATATACTTAAGGTCAGGCCCTTTTAGAGTTGCGATGACTTCATTGAAAAGCGTTTCACCTAATAGAAGCGcttattaaatatattgttTGGGTTTATattcaataagtacttattatattgatttttaaatgcatttatctctttatttagtttAAAATAGAGGATGAAATGGTTAAATATAatagtttattttttaaaatataaaaatcactCTAAAAGCACTAaatatgatttttcttcttAAATGTACTTTTAACACAAAAAACTTCACTCctgattttaattttataggATGATACTTATTAAACGTCTCAAAAGTACATTTTAGCATCCAAAAGtgatttttattaaaaatattgcAACTCCAAACGGCCCTTAATCACCTtctgtaaatatatatatatatatatatatatatatatatatatatatagataagtCTACGTTCAAATAAACCACAGAGTCTCTAACAGAAAGATGAGAGGATGGAAGAAAGCAACAAATCCTTTGGTGGCAACTGTGGAATTGGAACCGAGGGGCCACTATAAAATGCAATTAAGCAATTGCGGCGAGACGCAGCATAGCAAAAACGCTCCATTAATATGTagtatggaaaaaaaaaaaaaccaactctAGAAATGAAAAGGGCAAAAAATTAGAGTAGTTTACAGTAACAAAAGAATGATGTATGATATGGAACCCACTAGAGAGTGCCCTCAAAGATAGGAACAATGACGAAGTGACCCCATCATCCCCCAAGTGGGCGGAAGAGGAGACCAAATCAATGACTAGTCGTCTAGTACAGCCGCTGCCGCTGCTGCTGCCGCTGCTgctgtgtatatatatatatataaaatatactTATGAGATAAGAAGATAATGGGCGTATTAATGCATTAAGATATATTTAaatactatttttgttttaggACTTATTAAATGTTAGGACAGCCAAAATCGAGGCTGACGTGGACCGTACTTGTCGTCTACCACTATGGTCTGTTGGCTGATCGCCCAGGAGCCGCAGGAACTACAAGCTGTGTCCTGGATGCTTTGTGACGGGCGGGCATGTCCCCACGTTCTTGCTGTTCCACACATCACCCTTCGCATTGGGGCTTCTTTGGGAGAACAATTAGACATGGATTGATTGTGTTTGACCTCAATTttgcttctttttatttttaaaaaattgcttTGTGGGTGTAAATCACTTACCAGAAAGGCAAGCTAGTACCGATTTTCATACGAGTTTTATTTGATGTGATTCTCTAATTCTTCATGTTAAACAAACccgcacacacacatatacgtATATATACATAGTATATATTAAAAAACGATCACTAGAAGAAAATCAAATAGTACTAATAGTAGGGGAGGATTAGATAGATTGAATGATATAAACCCTTTcatttacataaaaaaaaaagtaaaaaaatggcACTAATAGTAGCATCAATTGATTCGAACTTGTTCaagccaaaaaataaataaataaataaaataaaatgaaagaagGTGGGTACATGGAATGTACGCCTCTTTACACCCCCAAAAGCCGCCTCTTTCTCTCTCTGTCCTGACCTAAACAGCCCGTTCTCTCCGCCGAAAGGTCCTCTTCCCAAGTAATGGAGGCCGAGATACTGCACCACagctcctcttcttcttcttcttttatttgaCGGCTTACAGTAGTTTTTCTCCTTGTTAATTAGTTCTCAAAGATATTTATTTTGCATATATTGCAGTAGAAGATGAATTGGTCATCATCCTAGAGATATGGAGGACCAGTCCAGAAGGATTTGGTTCGGATGAAGACATTAAATATTTCGGCTTCCACGTAATGCTTATACGGATCTAACTTCTAAGCAGTCGTATTGTTGTAACAAGGTCAAACTCTGCATCAGCCTGAGATTCCATACTACTAATCCCTGTGGATTGGATTGGttccttactttttttttttttttttttaacatcatTTACGATGATGCTCGTCCATATGCATAGGAGGTTGCTAAGTTGTTCGTTTCTTGGGATGATTCCATCGGCAATGGAGGTCAATCTTGAACCTGCATTACGTTTACCACACAAGGAAATACTGAGATGTGTCTGAGTAGGAGATCATTTAAAATATTCTTGTAACACaccctcttttctctctctttcgttctttttcttttttctcaatAATGTAATGTGTGttagatttaaaaaaataattaaaaataaaataataatttaaaaatatttataatgaaaatgaaataaatatttttaaaaaaattttgctatTGAAAATACACCTACTAAGTTCACTCCAGCTAATTTTGTCCGAGGCATTTGCTAAACGTTTGGATCTTCATGACCGTGATACGATGAATATAATCGTGTAATGGGGATAGGCAGGCaaataaaactaacaaaatttgTCTGTGAAACGCCTGCACCATACACATTTCTTtcaaacaaaagcaagcaagCGGATCAAATCAAAAATCGTCATATTTTATTGTCGCCCTTCGTACCCCTTAGTACGATTAATAGTCGTGTCGTGTGTCATACCAAGAACTATACCTGAATTGAACATGAAGCGCATACCGTcattttctaaagaaaattttttgtattaaatcttgtttggattgcatttttcatgatttttcgtgaaaaaattactgtagcgatttgatgtatgtgagggaaaaaggtaatagggaaatgtgatcacggaaaatgacgtaattttccgacgaaaaatcgcaatccaaacaagacctTAGTATTTCATAAACATCAAATAATTACGATGCATTCTTCtcttctaataaaaaaaaaactcagcaATCTAAATGAGCTGCTAAACATTTTTGGCTGATGACTAGAAGTCATCCCCCAGCGATTCTCAGCATCTGCAGTGAAAAATTCACGGAAATGAAAAAACAGACGAGTAGTCGTTGATTTATTCATGTTCCAAGTTTCTACAGTTATTACCAGACATGATAacagagggagagggagagaagaGTAGCTAAAACAGAAATGAAGGAATCATCGGCAAACTTTCATTTTCCCCTCCCCGTCTTGTTGGATCTAACATGCTTTTTAGTAACTAAGATACATAGAGAGGGAAATCCTGTGCCGATGGTTCGCAAAAACTCGCCGGAATTCAATAATTCCGGGAAAATCTTTCCCACCCTTAAATAAATTTAGAGTAAGgaacctaaaaataaaaataaataccccaaaattaaaaaaaaggatacaggcataaattaatatattaacCTAATTGAACAAGCTCAAAAGCTTTCGCTCTCTTCCAGTTCCAGCTTGATGATCAGTCGTATTACTCTCGAAGCAAGTGGTGGTCCCGGACTCTTCAGAATTCATGGAAGGACTACCGAGCCGCCGCTTCTCGGGCAAAAGGCATCGATATTTACCCCCCTCAAAACCGGGTGTTAAGCTAAGATCAAGATCAGCCAACTGCATCACTTTGACGGCCTGTTCATCCGGCTTGCGTCGCCGTTTCTGCATCTTACTACCGTCCGACGATCTTCCGTAGAGATAATTGGTGGCATTTATGCTGAAAGGATCTTGATGACGGTGTAGCTTAAACATGTCGGTGGTGCACTCAGATACTGTCTCGTCAAGGTCGGATGAGTCGCCACCAACGAGGTGATCCGGAATCGCCCGCAAGGTGCCGCCTCGAAGGACCGTCTCCACCGCTGCCTGACAAACCTGCCAATTCCCCGTCCCTAACAAACCCACAGCCCCGTTCACAGGATTCACCGTCCTTCCAGCTGCTTCGAATAACAGCGACTGGAATAGAGCTGCTACCAAAATATAAGGAaaaatgatttcttttttttctttttaggaaaaaaaaaatgttaaaaagaAGTAGCAAGTAACGGGGATAGTTGTTTGAAGGAGGGTTCGACTCACAACAGAAATGGAGTATTTAAGTAAGATTTACCAGGCCTTTGATTTTCAGGGACAGCGGAAATAAAAGACATGAGGCCCGCGCGGCCGAAGAACTTGGCTACAAAGACGGTAGCGTGGCCTTGAGCTTCGGGGCTTTCAATCCATTGCAAACATGGCCGAAGAATGCAGTTCTCACTGCAACCCTTTCGAAGAACTCGGCATCCATTGCAGCTCATGATGTTTGCTTCCTTACTTGTAGGTGTATATTTCAGGAGTCAGGAcatgaaaaggaaaggaaataaatttgagagggaagaaggaagaaaaaaagcgATCGATTATCGTGTGCTAGCTAGAGCTATCTAGCTAGCTATCTAACTAAAAGTCGTTAAGATGAAGTAGAATTTGAGCACCAGAGGAATACAAGAGACTGCTGCGTTGGCCGCAAGAAacaggaagagagagagagatttaagCAGGGAGAGGAAAACGAGGGGCGTGTTGTATATAAAGAGAGGAGAAGAGAGAAGGTGTGGAGCTGAAGTTGTTAGCACTTAGCAGTAAGTGTGTGCGTTTTTATTCTTATTCTTGGAAATTTTAAACTTTTAGACTAGAGAGGTGGGAAGTTTAGGTAAAAACGGTGGTGGGGCTCGTTGGGTAATGAAATTGAGCGGGGAGTGGGGAGAGAGCAAGACACTAGGAAAGAGTGACGCTGGGTGTATGTGCGTGTGGTTGGGTTAGATTCCAAAGTATTGGGCAATAGCGGCTCCGTGTCTCCGCGGATGGCTGTCCCTCAGCCGTTGGATTCCCTTTCTCGTGTCAGGAT
This window encodes:
- the LOC113702207 gene encoding LOB domain-containing protein 37-like gives rise to the protein MSCNGCRVLRKGCSENCILRPCLQWIESPEAQGHATVFVAKFFGRAGLMSFISAVPENQRPALFQSLLFEAAGRTVNPVNGAVGLLGTGNWQVCQAAVETVLRGGTLRAIPDHLVGGDSSDLDETVSECTTDMFKLHRHQDPFSINATNYLYGRSSDGSKMQKRRRKPDEQAVKVMQLADLDLSLTPGFEGGKYRCLLPEKRRLGSPSMNSEESGTTTCFESNTTDHQAGTGRERKLLSLFN